A genomic window from Flavobacterium hankyongi includes:
- a CDS encoding gliding motility-associated C-terminal domain-containing protein: protein MERKILSKLQLTFVFVLILLQGKVFAQIGAPNFVFTQMCAEPPPYPTNFNDFTINFTFSGAGTYVLEMSDANGSFLTTPLPSLTIISSQTTTSPGSFNFRLPSNLVGSDKYKFRIKNTATSPATAGPSSGAVPNPDPNLPSRTGISAYYKAFIDDFSINNGASTLYLCGSGSINLIVDPTTPGNPSPLDITPALKYRWYKDDVVVAGQTGSTLTVNTPGTYQAFIEYGPCTTLSSFYCSKKVQVVPSPTGQTFTITSSGGTSICPSNPTTLSVQSGYTYQWYRNDVAIAGATSSTYVTAQSGTYKVVIGQGSCAATSNTITLTAETFNTTLDVVLDPGFNFIDDGEIKVITATTDAVSPTFEWYLAGNPVALSTTNTLTTSLPGKYTLKVTQTGATCNFPLEYKFTIKIGIDPTDVPNTISPNNDDVNDTWIIPQEYIADNIEIFIVDSFGKEVLKTKNYENNWPQTTVEFKSVNPVYYYIISKDGSAVKKGSITIIK from the coding sequence ATGGAAAGAAAAATACTATCTAAATTACAGCTTACTTTTGTCTTTGTTTTGATATTACTTCAAGGCAAAGTTTTTGCGCAAATAGGAGCCCCTAATTTTGTGTTTACACAAATGTGTGCAGAGCCACCGCCCTATCCAACAAATTTTAATGATTTTACCATCAATTTTACATTTTCTGGTGCTGGAACCTACGTATTAGAAATGTCAGATGCTAATGGGTCTTTTTTAACAACTCCACTACCATCTCTAACAATAATATCTTCACAAACAACAACTAGCCCTGGAAGTTTCAATTTTAGATTACCAAGTAATTTAGTAGGAAGTGATAAATATAAGTTTAGGATTAAAAATACAGCAACAAGTCCCGCTACTGCTGGACCATCAAGTGGCGCTGTACCAAACCCTGATCCAAATTTACCTAGTAGAACAGGTATTTCGGCTTATTATAAAGCGTTTATAGATGACTTTTCAATAAATAATGGTGCTTCTACACTCTATCTTTGTGGATCTGGTAGCATAAACCTAATTGTAGACCCTACGACGCCTGGAAACCCATCTCCTTTAGATATTACGCCAGCATTAAAATACAGATGGTATAAAGATGATGTTGTAGTTGCAGGGCAAACCGGATCAACATTAACAGTAAATACACCAGGCACTTATCAAGCTTTTATAGAATACGGACCTTGTACAACCCTATCTTCTTTCTATTGTTCAAAAAAAGTTCAGGTAGTACCAAGTCCAACAGGTCAAACATTTACAATCACATCAAGTGGTGGAACTAGTATATGTCCTTCAAATCCAACAACATTGAGTGTTCAATCTGGTTATACTTATCAATGGTATCGCAATGACGTTGCTATTGCTGGTGCAACTTCGAGTACTTATGTTACTGCACAATCCGGAACTTATAAAGTAGTTATCGGGCAAGGAAGTTGTGCTGCTACATCAAATACAATTACACTAACAGCAGAAACCTTTAATACAACTCTTGATGTTGTATTAGACCCTGGATTTAATTTTATTGATGATGGCGAGATAAAAGTAATAACCGCTACTACAGACGCGGTATCTCCTACATTTGAGTGGTATTTAGCGGGAAATCCAGTAGCTTTATCTACGACAAATACATTAACAACATCATTACCAGGAAAATATACATTGAAGGTTACACAAACTGGAGCAACATGTAATTTCCCTTTGGAATATAAGTTTACTATAAAAATTGGAATTGATCCTACAGATGTTCCTAATACAATAAGTCCTAATAATGACGATGTAAATGATACTTGGATCATACCACAAGAATATATTGCGGATAACATAGAGATTTTTATTGTTGACTCTTTTGGAAAAGAAGTATTAAAAACAAAAAATTACGAGAACAATTGGCCCCAAACCACTGTCGAATTTAAATCTGTAAATCCCGTTTATTATTATATTATTTCAAAAGACGGAAGCGCAGTTAAAAAAGGATCGATTACCATAATCAAATAA
- a CDS encoding PorP/SprF family type IX secretion system membrane protein: protein MRKGLLCFVLMLCLFDAALAQTGDGVMSFDVPAKNSLKFNKFLINPTFSFVREDESFISFLNKRQWTGFQDAPTSYFFSYSGRFREQNGVAIGAFQRNRGSLTSFGVVANFARSIEMSNESSFAFGLNLAYVNSGLNTGKVKVNDQTDLSLQNVPKNSLVTINPGINYSTGFIDLGLSANNIFTYNFNNSEVVPDDPMRGAAAHIMYTGYMYNSGLFENGKFTALIKGEMGKEKTVFSGSILVNAPKAGWFQAGYNGLYGVSGGLGLIIAKKISLGYVVEKGLGSYSNFGLSHEITLAYKIRGYGDYEDAGPIVKASNKTNPYKKPVAVKKKSPAELKKERDAQLALKAQQEKDRLEAERLRKEKELAEAKAKAEAAARLKAEQDKALAEARAKAEAEARLKAEADKANAISETERLRKEKEAAALQAKLDADAKAKEAAERLRAEQERARLEAERLRKEKADAEARAKADAAAQAKLEAERLAKEKADAAARLKAEQDRLAKEAADALARAKAESDAKAKAEAERIAKEKAEVARLAKEKADALAREKAEADRLAKEKADAEAKTKAEEAARLKAESDAKAKAEAERIANEKAEAARLAKEKTDAEARAKAEAARLAKEQADAAAKAKAEEAARLKAESDAKAKAEAERIANEKAESARLAKEKTDAEARAKAEAARLAKEQADAAAKAKAEEAARLKAESDAKAKAEAERIANEKAEAARLAKEKADAEARAKAEAARLAKEQADAEAKTKAEEAARLKAESDAKAKAEAERIANEKAEAARLAKEKSDAAAQAKLEADRLAKEQADAAAKAKAEEAARLKAEQDRLANEKAEAARLAKERADAEAKAKADAEAERLLKEAEAKARLEAAKTAEDKELDNLTQVIDDSKKYQTESLNKFENMVNEKARELSELRKENDLSEQGIATTQKEVEFQSGAAANRALEALKAEINENAKNQAARIKEFEALAAERLKKVPGKNDLLNQSYARTLEQLKAEKIASDKQNAQLLTRLDQIKSEIEVEKKRRIKRATFDSNQTKYVKDRATLKQIKETTSPTGQTYTPADFDYGDEDQANMQIIKNIDNAEGGFYLVVAAHKDEAKRDAFIKKAIQAGQTNIDFFYNVATGTYYIYYQKFSEIQDATSALENKGSKAINAKMVIVKIEK from the coding sequence ATGAGAAAAGGATTATTATGTTTTGTTTTGATGTTATGTTTATTTGATGCCGCTCTTGCACAAACAGGAGACGGCGTTATGTCATTTGATGTACCAGCAAAAAATTCATTAAAATTTAATAAATTTTTAATTAATCCTACTTTCTCGTTTGTAAGAGAAGATGAATCGTTTATTAGTTTTTTAAACAAAAGGCAATGGACAGGTTTTCAAGACGCTCCTACTTCTTATTTTTTTAGCTACTCAGGTAGATTTAGAGAGCAAAATGGTGTTGCAATTGGAGCATTTCAAAGAAATCGTGGTTCCTTAACTTCATTTGGAGTTGTTGCGAACTTTGCCAGAAGTATAGAAATGTCAAATGAAAGTAGTTTCGCTTTTGGTCTTAATTTAGCTTATGTAAATAGTGGTTTAAATACAGGAAAAGTCAAAGTTAATGATCAAACAGATCTTTCATTACAAAACGTTCCTAAAAATTCATTAGTAACAATTAATCCTGGAATAAATTATAGCACAGGCTTTATAGATTTAGGTTTGAGCGCTAACAATATTTTTACTTATAATTTTAACAATTCAGAAGTTGTGCCAGATGATCCGATGAGAGGAGCTGCTGCACATATTATGTATACAGGATACATGTATAATTCTGGCCTTTTTGAAAATGGCAAGTTTACTGCATTAATTAAAGGAGAAATGGGTAAAGAAAAAACTGTTTTTTCTGGCTCAATTTTAGTCAATGCTCCCAAAGCAGGTTGGTTTCAAGCTGGCTATAATGGTTTATATGGTGTTTCTGGTGGTTTAGGTTTAATTATAGCAAAGAAAATTTCTTTAGGTTATGTTGTAGAAAAAGGATTAGGTAGCTACTCTAATTTTGGTTTATCTCATGAAATTACTTTAGCTTATAAAATCAGAGGGTATGGAGATTATGAAGATGCAGGACCTATTGTTAAAGCCAGTAATAAAACAAATCCTTATAAAAAACCAGTTGCAGTTAAGAAAAAATCTCCTGCAGAACTTAAAAAAGAACGTGATGCTCAGTTAGCATTAAAGGCACAGCAAGAAAAAGACCGTTTAGAAGCAGAGCGTCTACGTAAAGAAAAAGAATTAGCTGAAGCAAAAGCGAAAGCAGAAGCAGCAGCTAGATTAAAAGCAGAACAAGATAAAGCTCTTGCAGAAGCAAGAGCGAAAGCAGAGGCAGAAGCAAGACTTAAAGCAGAGGCAGATAAAGCTAATGCAATATCAGAGACAGAACGTTTACGTAAAGAAAAAGAAGCAGCTGCATTACAAGCTAAATTAGATGCCGATGCAAAAGCGAAAGAAGCAGCTGAACGATTAAGAGCGGAACAAGAAAGAGCTCGTTTAGAAGCTGAGCGTTTACGTAAAGAAAAGGCAGATGCAGAAGCTAGAGCTAAAGCAGATGCTGCTGCTCAAGCTAAATTAGAAGCAGAAAGATTAGCAAAAGAAAAAGCAGATGCTGCAGCTAGATTAAAAGCTGAACAAGACCGTTTAGCAAAAGAAGCTGCAGATGCACTAGCAAGAGCTAAAGCAGAATCTGATGCAAAAGCAAAAGCTGAGGCGGAAAGAATTGCAAAAGAGAAAGCTGAAGTTGCCCGATTAGCTAAAGAGAAAGCAGATGCTTTAGCAAGGGAAAAAGCTGAGGCAGACAGATTAGCGAAAGAAAAAGCTGATGCGGAAGCTAAGACCAAAGCAGAAGAAGCTGCTCGTTTAAAAGCGGAATCTGATGCAAAAGCAAAAGCAGAAGCGGAAAGAATAGCAAATGAAAAAGCAGAAGCGGCTCGCTTAGCTAAAGAAAAGACAGATGCAGAGGCTAGAGCTAAGGCAGAAGCTGCAAGATTGGCAAAAGAACAAGCAGATGCTGCTGCAAAAGCAAAAGCAGAAGAAGCCGCTCGTTTAAAAGCGGAATCTGATGCAAAAGCAAAAGCAGAAGCGGAAAGAATAGCAAATGAAAAAGCAGAATCGGCTCGCTTAGCTAAAGAAAAGACAGATGCAGAGGCTAGAGCTAAGGCAGAAGCTGCAAGATTGGCAAAAGAACAAGCAGATGCTGCTGCAAAAGCAAAAGCAGAAGAAGCCGCTCGTTTAAAAGCGGAATCTGATGCAAAAGCAAAAGCAGAAGCGGAAAGAATAGCAAATGAAAAAGCTGAAGCGGCTCGCTTAGCTAAAGAAAAGGCAGATGCAGAGGCTAGAGCTAAGGCAGAAGCTGCAAGATTAGCAAAAGAACAAGCTGATGCGGAAGCTAAGACCAAAGCAGAAGAAGCCGCTCGTTTAAAAGCGGAATCTGATGCAAAAGCAAAAGCAGAAGCGGAAAGAATAGCAAATGAAAAAGCTGAAGCGGCTCGTTTAGCTAAAGAGAAATCAGATGCTGCTGCTCAAGCTAAATTAGAAGCAGATAGATTAGCGAAGGAGCAAGCAGATGCAGCTGCCAAAGCAAAAGCAGAGGAAGCAGCTAGATTAAAAGCTGAACAAGACCGTTTAGCAAACGAAAAAGCAGAAGCAGCTCGATTAGCAAAAGAAAGAGCAGATGCCGAGGCTAAAGCTAAAGCAGATGCTGAAGCTGAAAGACTACTTAAAGAAGCAGAGGCAAAAGCAAGACTTGAAGCCGCTAAGACAGCAGAAGATAAAGAATTAGACAACTTAACTCAAGTAATTGACGACTCTAAAAAATACCAAACCGAATCATTAAATAAATTTGAGAATATGGTTAATGAGAAAGCTAGAGAGTTATCTGAATTACGTAAAGAAAATGACTTATCAGAGCAAGGTATAGCAACAACACAAAAAGAAGTTGAATTCCAAAGTGGTGCTGCAGCAAATAGAGCATTAGAAGCATTAAAAGCAGAAATTAATGAAAATGCTAAAAATCAGGCGGCAAGAATTAAAGAATTCGAAGCATTAGCAGCAGAAAGATTGAAAAAAGTTCCAGGTAAAAATGATCTTTTAAATCAATCATATGCTAGAACATTAGAACAATTAAAAGCAGAAAAAATAGCTTCTGATAAGCAAAATGCTCAATTGTTAACTCGATTAGATCAAATTAAGAGTGAAATTGAAGTTGAGAAAAAACGTCGTATTAAACGTGCAACATTTGACAGTAACCAAACTAAATATGTAAAAGATAGAGCAACGTTAAAACAAATTAAAGAAACAACTTCACCAACAGGACAAACATATACACCTGCAGATTTTGATTATGGTGATGAGGATCAAGCCAATATGCAAATTATCAAAAATATTGACAACGCTGAAGGAGGATTCTATTTAGTTGTAGCAGCTCACAAAGATGAAGCAAAACGTGATGCGTTTATTAAGAAAGCAATTCAAGCAGGTCAAACTAATATTGATTTCTTCTATAATGTAGCAACAGGAACATATTATATCTATTACCAAAAATTCTCTGAAATTCAAGATGCAACATCTGCACTTGAAAACAAAGGAAGTAAAGCAATTAATGCTAAAATGGTAATTGTAAAAATCGAGAAATAA